A genomic stretch from Thermonema lapsum includes:
- a CDS encoding thiamine phosphate synthase: MNLNRKEKRFISKPSGFEIAVICSPDDLPGEQATLLALLEAGVERLHLRKKHWDLRQTAAFLDSLPAAYHPRIILHAHATLLNHYEVAGFHGQQPPRLPVACKGCSVHSYEEYQALYALYDYLWLSPFFDSLSKKDYGANVGLWHPPPDCPLDKVVALGGITPQHLPHLARLGIRRAAVLGYIWNAKNPLKAWKTFQNVQV; this comes from the coding sequence ATGAATTTAAATCGAAAGGAAAAGAGATTTATCTCTAAGCCCAGTGGCTTTGAAATAGCTGTCATTTGCTCGCCGGACGACCTGCCCGGTGAGCAAGCCACCCTATTGGCTCTTTTAGAAGCGGGAGTGGAGCGCCTGCATCTGCGCAAGAAGCATTGGGACTTGCGGCAGACCGCCGCTTTCTTAGACAGCTTGCCTGCAGCGTATCACCCCCGTATCATCCTACATGCCCATGCCACCTTGTTGAATCACTACGAGGTGGCGGGCTTTCACGGGCAGCAGCCCCCAAGGCTGCCGGTCGCTTGTAAGGGCTGTTCGGTACACAGCTACGAAGAGTATCAAGCGCTGTATGCGCTTTATGATTACTTGTGGTTGAGCCCTTTTTTCGACAGCCTTTCAAAAAAAGACTATGGCGCCAATGTCGGCTTGTGGCATCCACCGCCTGATTGCCCTCTCGACAAAGTGGTGGCTTTAGGGGGCATTACACCACAGCACTTGCCTCATCTTGCCCGTTTGGGCATCCGTAGGGCAGCAGTGTTGGGATACATATGGAACGCAAAAAATCCGCTAAAAGCATGGAAGACATTTCAAAACGTGCAAGTGTAG
- the thiC gene encoding phosphomethylpyrimidine synthase ThiC — protein MKKQQKRPNQLIITREPFPCSRKIYVEGKLHPIKVAMREITLHDTVTKFNGVEKREENPPITVYDTSGPYTDPNVEIDITKGLPRVREEWIRARGDVEELEAPTSDYGKQRLSDPKLAHLRFEHIRKPLRAKPGKIVTQMHYAKQGIITPEMEYVAIRENMRIDEMRSKSNKFNALWKQHKGNSFGASIPEVITPEFVREEVARGRAIIPANINHPESEPMIIGRNFLVKINANIGNSAVSSSIEEEVEKAVWACRWGADTIMDLSTGANIHETREWILRNSPVPIGTVPIYQALEKVGGKAEELTWEIYRDTLIEQCEQGVDYFTIHAGVLLRYIPLTAKRVTGIVSRGGSILAKWCLAHHKENFLYTHFEEICEILKAYDVSISLGDGLRPGSIADANDEAQFAELETLGELTKIAWKHDVQVMIEGPGHVPMHLIKENMDKQLEICHEAPFYTLGPLTTDIAPGYDHITSAIGAAMIGWFGTAMLCYVTPKEHLGLPNKKDVKDGVIAYKIAAHAADLAKGHPGAQYRDNVLSKARFEFRWEDQFNLSLDPDTAREFHDETLPAEGAKIAHFCSMCGPHFCSMKITQDVRKYAEERGLDEQTAIEEGMKEKANEFKSKGKEIYL, from the coding sequence ATGAAGAAACAACAAAAAAGACCCAATCAGTTGATTATCACCCGCGAGCCCTTCCCTTGCTCCCGCAAGATATATGTGGAAGGCAAGCTGCATCCCATCAAGGTGGCGATGCGTGAAATCACCCTGCACGATACCGTGACCAAGTTCAATGGTGTGGAAAAGCGCGAAGAAAACCCACCCATTACCGTTTATGACACCAGTGGACCCTATACCGACCCCAACGTTGAAATAGACATTACCAAAGGGCTGCCGCGTGTGCGTGAAGAGTGGATACGTGCGCGTGGCGACGTGGAAGAGCTGGAAGCGCCCACTTCCGACTATGGCAAACAGCGCCTAAGCGACCCCAAGCTGGCACACTTGCGTTTTGAGCATATCCGTAAGCCCCTGCGTGCCAAACCCGGAAAAATTGTTACACAGATGCACTATGCCAAGCAAGGCATCATCACACCGGAAATGGAATATGTAGCCATTCGTGAAAACATGCGCATTGACGAAATGCGCTCGAAGAGCAACAAATTCAATGCGCTTTGGAAGCAACACAAAGGCAACAGCTTTGGCGCTTCCATCCCCGAGGTCATTACCCCCGAATTTGTGCGTGAGGAGGTAGCACGCGGGCGGGCTATCATTCCTGCCAACATCAACCACCCCGAATCGGAACCGATGATTATCGGGCGTAATTTCTTAGTGAAAATCAATGCCAACATAGGCAACTCGGCAGTGAGTTCATCAATAGAAGAAGAAGTGGAAAAAGCTGTGTGGGCATGTCGTTGGGGGGCAGATACCATCATGGACCTCTCTACGGGTGCCAACATACACGAAACCCGCGAATGGATTTTGCGCAACTCGCCTGTGCCTATAGGCACCGTGCCTATTTATCAGGCACTGGAAAAAGTAGGTGGAAAAGCCGAAGAGCTCACTTGGGAAATTTACCGAGACACCCTCATTGAGCAGTGTGAACAAGGCGTGGACTACTTCACCATTCATGCTGGCGTGCTGTTGCGTTACATACCGCTCACTGCCAAGCGCGTAACCGGCATTGTTTCGCGTGGGGGCTCTATCTTGGCAAAGTGGTGTTTGGCGCATCACAAAGAGAATTTCCTTTATACCCACTTCGAAGAAATCTGCGAAATACTCAAAGCCTACGATGTATCTATTTCTTTGGGCGACGGTTTGCGTCCCGGCTCTATTGCCGACGCCAACGATGAAGCGCAATTTGCCGAGCTGGAAACACTGGGCGAACTGACCAAGATTGCATGGAAACACGACGTGCAGGTGATGATTGAAGGACCCGGACACGTGCCCATGCACCTCATCAAAGAAAATATGGACAAACAGCTGGAGATTTGCCATGAAGCACCTTTTTATACCTTAGGTCCTTTGACTACCGACATAGCACCCGGCTATGACCACATCACCTCTGCCATTGGGGCTGCTATGATTGGCTGGTTTGGTACTGCCATGCTTTGCTACGTAACGCCCAAAGAGCACTTGGGGCTGCCCAATAAAAAAGATGTAAAAGATGGTGTGATTGCCTACAAAATAGCGGCTCATGCTGCCGACCTTGCCAAAGGGCACCCCGGCGCCCAGTATCGAGACAACGTCTTGAGCAAGGCACGCTTTGAGTTTCGTTGGGAAGACCAGTTCAACTTGTCGTTGGACCCCGACACCGCCCGCGAATTTCATGATGAAACTTTGCCTGCCGAAGGGGCAAAAATCGCACACTTCTGCTCTATGTGTGGTCCGCATTTCTGTTCTATGAAGATAACCCAAGATGTGCGCAAATATGCCGAAGAAAGAGGGCTTGACGAGCAAACAGCCATTGAAGAGGGGATGAAGGAAAAAGCCAATGAATTTAAATCGAAAGGAAAAGAGATTTATCTCTAA
- the thiS gene encoding sulfur carrier protein ThiS: protein MQQIRIQVNREERSIPSQTTLIALLDLLGIEQHRGIALAVNEQVVPKSKWAEHILHDNDRVTLIRATQGG, encoded by the coding sequence ATGCAACAAATACGCATACAAGTAAACCGGGAAGAGCGCAGCATCCCATCCCAAACCACACTCATTGCACTGCTCGATTTATTGGGCATAGAACAACACCGCGGTATAGCCTTGGCGGTGAATGAGCAAGTAGTGCCCAAAAGCAAGTGGGCTGAACATATCCTCCACGACAACGACCGTGTAACCCTTATCAGAGCCACACAAGGTGGTTGA
- a CDS encoding peroxiredoxin, whose translation MNLVLQKAPKFTAPAVINGEEIVENFSLEQYLGKKYVVFFFYPKDFTFVCPTEILAFQEKLAEFEKRDAVVVGCSTDTEEVHLAWLNTPKNQGGIQGVTYPLVADASKTIAMNYGVLAGHYDYDEEGNQIFVGAPIALRGTFIIDKEGIVRHQVINDFPLGRNIDEALRILDAIRYVEKHGEVCPANWKEGEEAMKPNREGVAEYLSKH comes from the coding sequence ATGAACTTAGTACTGCAAAAAGCCCCGAAATTTACTGCTCCTGCTGTTATTAACGGCGAAGAAATCGTAGAAAACTTTTCTCTGGAGCAGTATCTTGGCAAAAAATACGTGGTTTTTTTCTTCTATCCTAAGGACTTCACCTTTGTATGTCCTACTGAAATCTTGGCATTCCAAGAGAAACTTGCCGAGTTTGAAAAACGTGATGCCGTGGTGGTAGGCTGCTCTACTGACACCGAAGAGGTGCACTTGGCTTGGTTGAACACTCCCAAGAACCAAGGTGGCATTCAGGGGGTAACTTATCCGCTGGTAGCCGATGCTTCAAAGACCATCGCCATGAACTACGGCGTATTGGCTGGTCATTATGATTATGACGAAGAAGGAAACCAAATCTTCGTGGGTGCTCCTATCGCTTTGCGTGGTACTTTCATCATCGACAAAGAGGGTATCGTGCGCCATCAGGTAATCAACGACTTCCCCTTGGGACGCAATATCGATGAGGCGCTGCGTATCTTGGATGCCATCCGCTATGTGGAAAAACATGGCGAGGTGTGCCCCGCCAACTGGAAAGAGGGCGAGGAAGCTATGAAGCCCAATCGGGAAGGCGTAGCTGAGTACTTGTCGAAGCACTAA
- a CDS encoding Fur family transcriptional regulator produces the protein MSISLVDIQSKLAEAGLKATQQRLVIYKALYDSRSHLSAEQLYRMILPDHPTISLGTVYKTLDTFVEKGLIRRVPCEDGTLRFDARIDMHHHIFCEDTGEIIDWDDAELNALLEEYLKKKRLSGLEVIGVQLQITARRREAKLGIES, from the coding sequence GTGAGCATTAGTTTAGTGGATATCCAAAGCAAACTGGCAGAAGCCGGCTTAAAGGCTACGCAGCAACGTTTGGTTATATACAAAGCGTTGTACGATAGCCGTAGCCACTTGAGTGCTGAGCAGCTTTATCGTATGATTCTTCCCGACCACCCAACGATTTCCTTAGGTACTGTGTATAAGACGCTGGACACCTTCGTAGAAAAAGGCTTAATTCGGCGTGTACCCTGCGAAGACGGCACACTGCGCTTCGATGCCCGCATAGACATGCACCATCATATTTTTTGTGAAGACACCGGCGAAATCATAGACTGGGACGACGCCGAGCTGAATGCTTTGCTGGAAGAGTACTTGAAAAAGAAGCGACTGTCTGGGCTGGAAGTCATTGGCGTACAATTGCAAATTACGGCGCGTCGTCGCGAAGCCAAGCTCGGCATAGAGTCTTAA
- the nhaD gene encoding sodium:proton antiporter NhaD — protein MEIAIISVFVVGYLAIALEHPIRINKTATAILTATVCWTIFALSSHEIHHVEEGLGKHLEEAAQILFFLMGAMTIVEFIDVHEGFRLITDRVRTKDATRLLWIISLITFVLSPILDNLTTSIVMMSLTQKLISDRERRLFFGGMIVIAANAGGAWSPIGDVTTTMLWIKGFISAHGIVTSLFLPSLVCLLVPLIITSLMMPKAEVVRPEHAKDKNGKYENLTGSRVMLITGILALISVPVFKTITHLPPYMGMMLGLSIVWIVSEIINSDKDEEERKEFSAAKALSRIDTASILFFLGILLAIGSLQEIGALRTMAEYLDATIKNPVFINLIIGVLSAIIDNVPLVAGAMGMYDLAASGIYATDGLFWEFLAYTAGTGGSLLIIGSAAGVAVMGMEKIDFIWYLRKMTFLALIGYLAGAVVYLLLEQFSTLAAMF, from the coding sequence ATGGAAATTGCTATCATATCTGTTTTTGTAGTGGGGTATCTTGCTATTGCGCTTGAACATCCCATACGCATCAACAAAACAGCCACGGCTATCCTTACGGCTACTGTGTGTTGGACAATCTTTGCGCTCTCGTCTCATGAAATTCACCATGTGGAAGAAGGGCTCGGCAAACACTTAGAAGAAGCTGCCCAAATTTTGTTTTTCCTGATGGGAGCCATGACCATTGTAGAATTTATAGATGTACACGAAGGCTTCCGTCTGATTACCGACCGCGTACGCACCAAAGACGCCACAAGGCTGCTGTGGATTATCTCTTTGATTACCTTTGTCCTGTCGCCTATATTGGACAACCTCACCACTTCTATAGTGATGATGTCTTTGACACAAAAGCTCATCAGTGACCGCGAAAGGCGTCTCTTCTTTGGGGGTATGATTGTGATTGCTGCCAATGCAGGTGGTGCCTGGTCGCCTATAGGTGACGTAACCACTACCATGCTCTGGATTAAAGGTTTCATTTCAGCTCATGGCATCGTTACCTCTCTATTTCTACCCAGCTTGGTCTGCTTGCTGGTACCTTTGATAATCACCTCTTTGATGATGCCCAAAGCCGAAGTGGTGCGCCCCGAGCATGCCAAAGATAAGAACGGCAAATATGAAAATCTTACCGGCAGCCGCGTCATGTTGATTACAGGCATCTTAGCACTCATTTCAGTACCTGTATTTAAAACCATCACCCACTTGCCACCCTATATGGGTATGATGCTGGGTCTTAGTATCGTATGGATTGTGTCGGAAATTATCAACAGCGACAAAGACGAAGAAGAACGCAAAGAGTTTTCAGCTGCTAAAGCCTTGTCCCGTATCGATACTGCGAGCATACTGTTCTTCCTTGGTATTTTACTTGCCATTGGCAGCCTTCAGGAGATTGGCGCCCTGCGGACCATGGCAGAATACTTGGATGCCACCATCAAGAACCCAGTATTCATTAACTTGATTATCGGGGTGCTGTCTGCTATTATAGACAACGTGCCGCTGGTAGCCGGTGCTATGGGTATGTATGACTTAGCAGCAAGCGGCATTTATGCTACTGACGGGCTATTCTGGGAATTTCTTGCCTATACTGCCGGAACCGGGGGTAGCTTACTTATCATCGGCTCGGCAGCGGGTGTTGCCGTGATGGGCATGGAAAAGATAGATTTTATCTGGTATCTGAGAAAAATGACTTTCTTGGCATTGATTGGCTATCTGGCAGGTGCTGTGGTGTATCTGCTACTTGAACAATTCAGTACCTTGGCTGCTATGTTCTAA
- a CDS encoding M28 family peptidase — protein MMKRFLLFFALCLGTGRFAQAQNDSLLIRSIYEKALESHVAYNYLEYLSNRIGGRLSGSPQAAAAVEYMRAVMDTLPFDTVYLQPVMVPHWVRGDKEEARALSSYRGSISLRVCALGNSVGTGEGGISAPVVEVHSFDELKALGRKKVEGKIVFFNVPMKQHHIETFSAYGEAVRYRVSGASEAAKLGAVAVVVRSMGTALDDEPHTGALRYEQGVPAIPAVAISTRGAEQLSALLRQDPSTRLFIETHCRMLPDVLSYNVIGEVWGERRDTVIAVGGHLDAWDNGDGAHDDGAGCVQSVEAVRILRQLGVKPRYTWRVVLFMNEENGLRGGIEYARMVRERGEHHLLALESDAGGFSPRGFSFDMTPEHFRRIQNYLKNMLEPYGLHIFRLGGSGADISPLKGSATILAGLRPDSQRYFDYHHTAIDTFDKINRRELALGAAAMASLIYLANQGMLH, from the coding sequence ATGATGAAGCGTTTTTTACTGTTTTTTGCCCTATGCTTGGGCACAGGGCGGTTCGCCCAAGCACAGAACGACTCCCTGCTGATTCGCAGCATTTATGAAAAAGCCCTTGAAAGCCACGTCGCCTACAACTATCTGGAGTATTTGAGCAACCGCATCGGAGGGCGCTTGAGTGGTTCGCCACAGGCGGCGGCAGCAGTCGAATACATGCGTGCTGTGATGGATACGCTTCCTTTCGACACCGTCTATTTGCAGCCGGTGATGGTGCCGCATTGGGTGCGTGGCGACAAAGAAGAAGCACGTGCCTTATCCTCGTACCGTGGCAGCATCAGTTTGCGGGTATGTGCTTTAGGCAATTCCGTAGGAACGGGTGAGGGGGGTATTTCGGCACCGGTAGTGGAAGTGCACAGCTTCGACGAGCTCAAAGCCTTAGGGCGGAAGAAAGTAGAGGGCAAAATAGTGTTTTTCAATGTGCCCATGAAACAGCATCACATTGAGACTTTTTCTGCTTATGGTGAGGCGGTGCGTTATCGTGTGTCGGGTGCTTCGGAAGCCGCCAAATTGGGGGCAGTGGCTGTGGTAGTGCGCTCGATGGGTACCGCCCTCGACGATGAGCCCCACACCGGTGCGCTGCGCTATGAACAAGGCGTGCCTGCCATTCCTGCTGTGGCTATCAGCACCAGAGGGGCAGAGCAGCTGAGTGCTTTATTGCGGCAAGACCCTTCTACTCGTCTCTTTATCGAAACGCATTGCCGTATGTTGCCCGATGTGCTCTCTTACAATGTAATAGGGGAAGTGTGGGGCGAGCGGCGCGATACAGTCATTGCCGTAGGCGGGCACCTCGATGCATGGGACAATGGCGATGGTGCGCATGACGATGGTGCCGGTTGTGTGCAGTCGGTAGAAGCTGTGCGTATCTTGCGCCAACTGGGTGTGAAGCCGCGTTACACTTGGCGCGTGGTCTTATTCATGAATGAAGAGAACGGTCTGCGTGGGGGCATAGAATATGCGCGTATGGTGCGCGAGCGTGGCGAGCATCACTTGTTGGCATTAGAATCCGACGCTGGCGGTTTTTCGCCCCGTGGTTTTAGCTTTGACATGACACCGGAGCACTTTCGCCGCATACAGAACTATCTGAAAAATATGTTAGAACCCTACGGCTTGCATATTTTCCGTTTGGGCGGCAGTGGTGCCGACATCAGTCCTTTAAAAGGCAGTGCCACTATCTTAGCGGGCTTGCGCCCTGATTCGCAGCGCTACTTCGACTATCACCATACAGCCATCGATACTTTCGATAAAATCAACCGGCGTGAGCTGGCGCTTGGTGCAGCAGCCATGGCAAGCCTTATCTATCTTGCCAATCAAGGAATGCTGCACTAA